A portion of the Leptidea sinapis chromosome 27, ilLepSina1.1, whole genome shotgun sequence genome contains these proteins:
- the LOC126972848 gene encoding transcription factor Dp-1 isoform X1, with protein MATRRRHDSDNDPPAEYTTKRRKHADKVGKGLRHFSMKVCEKVRSKGNTSYNEVADELVLEFGLHGSSDSQQYDQKNIRRRVYDALNVLMAMNIISKDKKEIRWLGLPTNSLQECTILEKEKQTKKEQILKKTQQLQELILQHISFKSLVERNKEAENKGVKPSPSSAIHLPFIVVNTSDKALIDCSISNDKTEYMFNFNKRFQIHDDIDILKRMGLLFGLDKGECSDEDIERAKSMVPKALECYVEQMAKGLSENLALEEELIDEDVDDEELGEVEADDDHEADVNEYSEDSSDVDV; from the exons ATGGCCACAAGGAGAAGGCATGACTCTGATAATGATCCTCCTGCTGAATA CACAACAAAAAGGCGTAAACATGCTGATAAAGTTGGAAAAGGTCTGAGACATTTCTCAATGAAAGTTTGTGAAAAGGTAAGAAGCAAGGGGAACACATCATACAATGAAGTAGCTGATGAGTTAGTGCTGGAATTTGGACTTCATGGTTCGTCAGACAGTCAG CAATATGACCAAAAGAATATACGTAGGAGAGTGTATGATGCACTTAATGTATTGATGGCaatgaatattatatcaaaGGACAAAAAAGAAATTAGGTGGTTAGGTCTTCCAACTAACTCATTGCAAGAATGCACGATCTtggaaaaagaaaaacaaacgaaaaaagaacaaatattaaagaaaacacAGCAACTCCAGGAGCTAATATTACAG CATATATCATTCAAAAGTCTAGTAGAACGGAATAAGGAAGCGGAGAATAAAGGAGTCAAGCCTTCACCCTCCTCGGCAATCCATTTACCGTTTATTGTAGTTAATACTAGTGATAAAGCTCTCATTGACTGCAGTATATCTAATGATAA GACAGaatatatgtttaattttaataagaggTTTCAAATACACGACGACATAGATATATTGAAGAGAATGGGATTATTATTTG GTTTAGACAAAGGGGAATGTTCAGATGAAGATATAGAGAGAGCAAAGAGTATGGTCCCCAAAGCATTGGAATGTTATGTTGAAC AAATGGCAAAGGGTTTGAGTGAAAACCTAGCACTTGAAGAGGAGTTGATTGATGAAGACGTAGATGATGAAGAGCTTGGTGAAGTAGAGGCGGATGATGACCATGAGGCTGATGTGAATGAGTACAGTGAGGACAGTAGTGATGTTGATGTTTAG
- the LOC126972848 gene encoding transcription factor Dp-1 isoform X2: MATRRRHDSDNDPPAEYTTKRRKHADKVGKGLRHFSMKVCEKVRSKGNTSYNEVADELVLEFGLHGSSDSQNIRRRVYDALNVLMAMNIISKDKKEIRWLGLPTNSLQECTILEKEKQTKKEQILKKTQQLQELILQHISFKSLVERNKEAENKGVKPSPSSAIHLPFIVVNTSDKALIDCSISNDKTEYMFNFNKRFQIHDDIDILKRMGLLFGLDKGECSDEDIERAKSMVPKALECYVEQMAKGLSENLALEEELIDEDVDDEELGEVEADDDHEADVNEYSEDSSDVDV, translated from the exons ATGGCCACAAGGAGAAGGCATGACTCTGATAATGATCCTCCTGCTGAATA CACAACAAAAAGGCGTAAACATGCTGATAAAGTTGGAAAAGGTCTGAGACATTTCTCAATGAAAGTTTGTGAAAAGGTAAGAAGCAAGGGGAACACATCATACAATGAAGTAGCTGATGAGTTAGTGCTGGAATTTGGACTTCATGGTTCGTCAGACAGTCAG AATATACGTAGGAGAGTGTATGATGCACTTAATGTATTGATGGCaatgaatattatatcaaaGGACAAAAAAGAAATTAGGTGGTTAGGTCTTCCAACTAACTCATTGCAAGAATGCACGATCTtggaaaaagaaaaacaaacgaaaaaagaacaaatattaaagaaaacacAGCAACTCCAGGAGCTAATATTACAG CATATATCATTCAAAAGTCTAGTAGAACGGAATAAGGAAGCGGAGAATAAAGGAGTCAAGCCTTCACCCTCCTCGGCAATCCATTTACCGTTTATTGTAGTTAATACTAGTGATAAAGCTCTCATTGACTGCAGTATATCTAATGATAA GACAGaatatatgtttaattttaataagaggTTTCAAATACACGACGACATAGATATATTGAAGAGAATGGGATTATTATTTG GTTTAGACAAAGGGGAATGTTCAGATGAAGATATAGAGAGAGCAAAGAGTATGGTCCCCAAAGCATTGGAATGTTATGTTGAAC AAATGGCAAAGGGTTTGAGTGAAAACCTAGCACTTGAAGAGGAGTTGATTGATGAAGACGTAGATGATGAAGAGCTTGGTGAAGTAGAGGCGGATGATGACCATGAGGCTGATGTGAATGAGTACAGTGAGGACAGTAGTGATGTTGATGTTTAG